The Desulfitobacterium chlororespirans DSM 11544 sequence CTGGATTAACCCTGTGGATGCCCAAAGGCTTAACATTAAAGAGGGAGATATCGTGAAGCTTTTCAATGAAGGCGGCTGGGTGCTTGGCGGAGCTTACATCACGGAGCGCATCCGACCCCAGGTGGTTCTCCAGGACCACGGCGCCAGGATCGACCCTATCGTGCTGGGAGAAAGCGACCGGGGCGGCTCTAACAATCTCATCGCCCCCAAAAAAATCACTTCTAAAAATTGTGCCGGGGAAGTCACCAGCGGTTACTTAGTGGGGATCGAAAAGGTGGATGTCTTTGAACTGGCCCGCCAATACCCGGAAGCCTTCTCCCGCAAGTATGATCCAGAGACCGGTGTAATCGTCGACGCCTGGCTGGCAGAATAAGGAGGCCTGACATGAAAGTATTTATCGTGGATATGGAACGTTGCAATGGCTGCTATGGCTGCCAGATTGCCTGCAAGGACGAGCATGTGGGCAATGCCTGGCTGCCCTACGCTCTGCCCCAGCCCAATACGGGCCAGTTCTGGATGCGGGTTAAAGAAAAGGACCACGGACAGGTGCCTAAAGTGACGGTGGAATATACTCCCTGGCCTTGTATGCACTGCGACAAACCGGCTTGCCTGGAAGCGGTACCGGAAGCGGGCTATAAACGGGAAGACGGTCTGGTCATTCTTGATCCGGAAAAAATCAAAGGCAGAAAAGAAATTGTCCGGGCCTGCCCTTATCAGGCCATCTTCTGGAATGACGAGCTGGATGTTGCCCAGAAATGCACCGGCTGCGCCCACCTGGTGGATGAGGGGAAGCTCCCCCAC is a genomic window containing:
- a CDS encoding 4Fe-4S dicluster domain-containing protein — protein: MKVFIVDMERCNGCYGCQIACKDEHVGNAWLPYALPQPNTGQFWMRVKEKDHGQVPKVTVEYTPWPCMHCDKPACLEAVPEAGYKREDGLVILDPEKIKGRKEIVRACPYQAIFWNDELDVAQKCTGCAHLVDEGKLPHCVDLCATGGLRFGEEEEFAEEIARAETMLPEKGCRPRVYYLNLPRLFLAGEVWDPQANEIIEGATVSLSFPGGESLRTVTDDFGDFWFRKLAAGVYSLKIEAAGYEPVEKSAISLKESLNLGDFPLQKRKAL